In a genomic window of Wyeomyia smithii strain HCP4-BCI-WySm-NY-G18 chromosome 1, ASM2978416v1, whole genome shotgun sequence:
- the LOC129717200 gene encoding uncharacterized protein LOC129717200 → MFHQILIRAEDRHSQRFLWRKDPSCPPETYLMDVANFGSTCSPASAQFVKNKNAKEFQEQYPRAVEGIIKNHYVDDLLESYESIEEAIRVSEEMRLIHANAGFELRNWLSNSTEVLHRLGEIKPSSSQDIKSNRKEFQRVLGMMWWTNEDILCLSTVVQEAIQKLIDEGERPTKRQLLKCLMVFFDPLGLWSALLVHGKILLQDIWRKGTQWDEKVDDADFERWTRWASLFQDIGEIRIPRCYFQNATVRHYQNLQLHIFADASEVAYAAAAYFWITNPDGIVECTLVAAKTKVAPLKPLSIPRLELRAAVLGVRLMQFVEQSHSVKIQQRFLWSDSTTVLSWLRADHRKYKQYVACRVGELLEASNVREWHWVPTKLNPADMATKWGKGPCKNIAGAWFNGPEFLKGSPNEWPREKTKLLPTEEELRPCHVHRHISIPGMVFDLQRYSRLSRLIGSAAYVHRVFDSRKQMSIVKRQNSSYLSSEELLKGQRTLICLSQWQAFPDEMVLLTHNQQNSTDKQLQLEKSSSLYRLSPMLDTFGILRMEGRITAAPNVTESSKFPIILPRKHRFTYLMLDDYHRRFRHCNHETVVNEVRQKYYVPQLRVAVKQVAKACQWCKVYNVKPSIPRMAPLPAVRLASFERPFTHTGLDLFGPLVVKIGRSNAKRWIAVFTCLTIRAVHVEVVHSLSTSSCIKSIRRFVVRRGSPATIYSDNGTNFQGANRLLQEQMEELAITFTSTSTKWMFITPGTPHMGGAWERMVRSIKNGMNAAYQSHAKLDDESLETLVIEAEGIVNSRPLTYLPIASEESEALTPNHFLLGSSNGAHQLVPQSRNNVAILQKSWSQTELYLATFWRRWVREYLPTIAKRTKWFAEGKPITSGDLVVLVDEAIRSTWERGRVVEVIRSSDGRIRQAIVQTARGLIRRVVNKLAVLEVEEKCKTDPEGQCYGGEDVGSGDTAMPATNISDKEVATQNESGAVKQAEAADDD, encoded by the coding sequence ATGTTCCACCAGATCCTAATTCGTGCCGAAGATCGGCATTCGCAGAGGTTCCTGTGGCGGAAAGATCCGTCGTGTCCCCCAGAAACTTATTTGATGGATGTGGCGAACTTCGGATCAACATGCTCCCCGGCGTCCGCACAATTTGTCAAAAACAAGAATGCGAAGGAGTTTCAAGAACAGTATCCCCGAGCAGTGGAGGGAATAATAAAAAACCACTACGTAGACGATTTGCTGGAAAGTTACGAAAGCATAGAAGAGGCGATCAGAGTCTCTGAGGAGATGCGGTTAATACATGCCAATGCTGGCTTTGAATTGAGAAACTGGCTATCCAACAGCACTGAAGTACTGCACCGTCTCGGTGAAATAAAACCGTCGTCCAGTCAGGATATTAAGTCGAACAGAAAAGAATTCCAGCGCGTACTGGGGATGATGTGGTGGACCAATGAGGACATTTTATGTTTGTCCACAGTAGTACAAGAAGCTATCCAGAAATTAATCGACGAGGGAGAGCGGCCAACCAAGAGACAACTGTTGAAATGTCTAATGGTTTTTTTTGATCCACTGGGCCTGTGGAGCGCGCTGCTTGTGCATGGGAAAATTTTGCTGCAAGATATTTGGCGAAAAGGAACGCAGTGGGACGAGAAAGTCGATGATGCTGATTTTGAACGTTGGACTCGATGGGCGAGCCTTTTCCAGGATATCGGAGAGATACGCATTCCCCGATGCTATTTTCAGAATGCAACCGTTCGCCACTATCAAAACCTCCAgttgcatatatttgcagacgCAAGCGAAGTAGCTTATGCCGCTGCAGCCTATTTTTGGATCACAAACCCAGACGGTATAGTGGAGTGCACACTGGTTGCCGCGAAGACGAAAGTGGCACCACTAAAACCTTTGTCAATTCCTCGACTGGAGTTACGGGCCGCCGTGCTGGGAGTAAGGTTAATGCAATTTGTTGAACAGAGCCACAGCGTCAAGATTCAACAGCGTTTTCTTTGGAGTGATTCAACCACCGTTTTGTCCTGGCTGCGCGCCGATCATCGAAAGTACAAACAATACGTGGCATGTAGAGTAGGAGAGTTACTCGAGGCATCCAACGTACGAGAGTGGCATTGGGTGCCAACCAAACTAAACCCAGCTGATATGGCAACAAAGTGGGGGAAGGGTCCATGCAAAAACATAGCTGGCGCTTGGTTCAATGGGCCGGAGTTTTTGAAAGGTTCCCCAAACGAATGGCCTCGTGAGAAAACTAAATTGTTACCCACGGAAGAAGAGTTGCGACCGTGTCACGTACACCGCCATATTTCCATACCCGGAATGGTGTTCGACCTACAGCGGTACTCACGTCTGTCACGCCTGATTGGCTCAGCCGCATACGTACATCGCGTTTTCGACTCCCGAAAACAAATGTCGATCGTGAAAAGACAGAACAGCAGCTATTTGAGTTCGGAGGAGCTGCTTAAAGGGCAACGGACACTGATTTGTTTATCGCAATGGCAAGCGTTTCCAGACGAAATGGTGCTTCTAACGCACAACCAACAAAACTCGACGGATAAACAATTACAGCTTGAAAAATCAAGCAGCTTGTACAGGTTGTCGCCTATGCTTGATACCTTTGGAATTTTGCGGATGGAAGGGCGCATAACAGCCGCCCCCAACGTGACAGAAAGCTCTAAGTTTCCAATTATACTCCCCagaaaacatagatttacttatCTCATGTTGGATGATTACCATCGCAGATTTCGCCATTGCAACCACGAAACAGTCGTGAACGAGGTTCGTCAAAAATACTACGTGCCGCAACTAAGAGTTGCCGTGAAGCAGGTCGCTAAAGCATGCCAATGGTGTAAAGTGTACAACGTAAAACCCAGCATCCCCCGAATGGCACCGTTGCCAGCTGTACGTCTGGCTTCATTTGAACGACCATTTACGCATACCGGTTTGGATTTATTCGGACCCTTAGTGGTGAAAATTGGTAGGAGCAATGCGAAACGTTGGATTGCGGTGTTCACCTGCCTTACTATACGAGCAGTTCATGTTGAGGTGGTTCACAGCCTCAGCACTAGTTCCTGTATAAAAAGCATTCGCAGGTTCGTCGTTCGTCGTGGATCACCAGCTACTATTTACTCCGATAACGGAACGAACTTTCAGGGAGCAAATAGATTATTGCAGGAGCAGATGGAAGAGCTAGCCATTACCTTCACCAGCACTTCAACCAAGTGGATGTTTATCACTCCCGGTACACCCCACATGGGGGGCGCGTGGGAGCGCATGGTGCGCTCAATAAAAAATGGCATGAACGCTGCGTACCAGAGTCATGCAAAATTGGATGATGAAAGTTTAGAAACACTGGTGATAGAAGCAGAAGGTATAGTGAATAGTCGCCCGCTCACATATCTGCCAATCGCCTCTGAAGAAAGTGAAGCATTGACCCCGAATCACTTTTTATTAGGCAGCTCAAATGGGGCTCACCAGCTAGTGCCTCAATCAAGAAACAATGTGGCCATATTGCAAAAGTCTTGGAGTCAAACTGAATTGTACTTGGCCACCTTTTGGAGGAGGTGGGTACGAGAGTATTTGCCTACTATTGCTAAGCGAACGAAATGGTTTGCGGAGGGAAAACCAATAACCTCTGGTGACTTGGTTGTTTTGGTAGACGAGGCGATCAGAAGCACCTGGGAAAGAGGTCGAGTTGTCGAAGTCATCAGAAGCAGTGATGGGAGGATCCGTCAGGCTATAGTACAAACTGCGAGGGGGTTGATTCGTAGGGTGGTGAATAAGCTGGCGGTATTAGAGGtagaagaaaaatgtaaaacagACCCAGAGGGTCAGTGTTACGGGGGGGAGGATGTTGGCTCTGGCGACACTGCTATGCCAGCTACCAATATCTCCGATAAAGAAGTTGCTACCCAAAACGAAAGTGGAGCTGTCAAGCAGGCGGAAGCAGCAGACGACGATTAG
- the LOC129718351 gene encoding uncharacterized protein LOC129718351: protein MKPFVVIRKLENQDNIQCQNVVKDFIMAGAWGAFISCLFREITLQLIVIVWAIMFIFFGIPLLMCCVAIPVVIGLILFTTYGSYFNKANDLAIRGGNKLCWVAEIYEPHGLQKEDNIDEFFDDVPVKNKSEINKMRRKVIGTISCKSHLILENSGWIYRLAVCPKYPFRDIAERLIIRVLSNAVDNQLFTVETVTSECDENIREVYLKLGFTLRLVYHKQIIGNTLKVMKSQLGIDPFEWNQNREQINVELQ from the exons ATGAAACCTTTTGTAGTTATTCGGAAATTAGAAAATCAGGATAATATACAATGCCAAAATGTAGTGAAAGATTTTATTATGGCCGGAGCCTGGGGTGCTTTCATATCATGCTTGTTTCGGGAG ATTACACTCCAACTTATAGTTATAGTGTGGGCCATCATGTTCATCTTTTTTGGAATTCCATTGCTGATGTGTTGCGTGGCTATACCCGTAGTTATAGGATTGATCCTGTTCACCACTTACGGTAGTTACTTCAATAAGGCGAATGATCTGGCCATTCGAGGAGGAAACAAATTATGTTGGGTAGCGGAGATTTATGAACCTCATGGATTGCAGAAAGAAGACAACATCGATGAATTTTTCGACGATGTACCCGTAAAaaataaaagtgaaataaacaaaatgaGGCGAAAAGTTATAGGTACGATTAGCTGTAAAAGTCACCTAATATTGGAAAACTCTGGATGGATTTATCGCTTGGCAGTTTGTCCCAAGTACCCATTCAGAGATATCGCGGAGCGTTTGATTATACGAGTGCTGTCTAACGCCGTTGATAATCAACTTTTTACCGTTGAAACTGTAACCTCTGAATGTGATGAAAATATTCGCGAGGTATACCTTAAGTTAGG attcACATTACGTTTGGTATACCACAAACAAATTATAGGTAATACGCTTAAAGTAATGAAATCTCAACTTGGAATCGACCCTTTTGAATGGAACCAAAACCGAGAACAAATCAACGTAGAACTCCAGTAA
- the LOC129718352 gene encoding ATP synthase subunit C lysine N-methyltransferase isoform X2: protein MSTSETSTKQNVGKYVPVSQNNKSKSGKILIAVTGVGLSIICYSFVAPALRKHCLPYVPATTKQIKNVLSAISTSNSANKLLDIGSGDGRIVIAAAKTHSIEAHGVELNPWLVYYSRFSAMRTGVYANTKFFRKDLWKFDISNYNNIVIFGVEQMMQDLEQKITQEAQLNATIITCRFPFPNLVPISTIDDGIDSLWIYRKSFDYKNTNMKINPV from the exons ATGTCAACCAGTGAAACAAGTACGAAGCAAAATGTGGGAAAATACGTACCAGTTTCACAAAACAATAAATCCAAATCTGGAAAAATCCTCATTGCGGTCACAG GTGTTGGACTCTCGATTATCTGCTATTCATTTGTGGCACCGGCGTTACGCAAACACTGTTTGCCATATGTTCCAGCAACAACGAAACAAATCAAAAATGTATTATCAGCTATTAGTACTTCTAATAGCGCAAACAAACTATTAGATATTGGCTCAGGCGATGGAAGAATTGTGATAGCGGCTGCTAAAACGCACAGCATCGAAGCCCATGGGGTAGAATTGAACCCATGGTTGGTTTATTATTCACGCTTTTCCGCGATGCGAACGGGGGTATACGCAAATACTAAGTTTTTTCGAAAAGATCTTTGGAAATTTGATATatcaaattataataatattgtTATATTCGGCGTAGAACAAATG ATGCAAGATCTCGAGCAAAAAATAACGCAAGAAGCACAGCTTAATGCTACGATAATCACTTGTCGATTTCCATTTCCTAATTTGGTTCCTATCAGTACAATAGACGATGGTATTGACTCCTTGTGGATTTACCGAAAAAGCTTTGATTATAAAAACACTAACATGAAAATAAATCCAGtgtaa
- the LOC129718352 gene encoding ATP synthase subunit C lysine N-methyltransferase isoform X1 translates to MSTSETSTKQNVGKYVPVSQNNKSKSGKILIAVTGGLGVGLSIICYSFVAPALRKHCLPYVPATTKQIKNVLSAISTSNSANKLLDIGSGDGRIVIAAAKTHSIEAHGVELNPWLVYYSRFSAMRTGVYANTKFFRKDLWKFDISNYNNIVIFGVEQMMQDLEQKITQEAQLNATIITCRFPFPNLVPISTIDDGIDSLWIYRKSFDYKNTNMKINPV, encoded by the exons ATGTCAACCAGTGAAACAAGTACGAAGCAAAATGTGGGAAAATACGTACCAGTTTCACAAAACAATAAATCCAAATCTGGAAAAATCCTCATTGCGGTCACAG GTGGTTTAGGTGTTGGACTCTCGATTATCTGCTATTCATTTGTGGCACCGGCGTTACGCAAACACTGTTTGCCATATGTTCCAGCAACAACGAAACAAATCAAAAATGTATTATCAGCTATTAGTACTTCTAATAGCGCAAACAAACTATTAGATATTGGCTCAGGCGATGGAAGAATTGTGATAGCGGCTGCTAAAACGCACAGCATCGAAGCCCATGGGGTAGAATTGAACCCATGGTTGGTTTATTATTCACGCTTTTCCGCGATGCGAACGGGGGTATACGCAAATACTAAGTTTTTTCGAAAAGATCTTTGGAAATTTGATATatcaaattataataatattgtTATATTCGGCGTAGAACAAATG ATGCAAGATCTCGAGCAAAAAATAACGCAAGAAGCACAGCTTAATGCTACGATAATCACTTGTCGATTTCCATTTCCTAATTTGGTTCCTATCAGTACAATAGACGATGGTATTGACTCCTTGTGGATTTACCGAAAAAGCTTTGATTATAAAAACACTAACATGAAAATAAATCCAGtgtaa
- the LOC129718359 gene encoding uncharacterized protein LOC129718359 yields MDSDSAKARYAEKIRKFCYGYDPYKWKQSDYLKSSLPKNVTYYDIVEYLINRESPYTRESFKAFKSLDAYKNFRAGWITFLGSRLVDSGSCIVFARVKHSQKLNLRPTSTWVSVDSTGTVQTAHCDCMAGLGEVCSHVGTVLFALECWCREDVDDNEPSCTDILNQWLVPPKKAIDYAEIKDIFRQKDQPTASPV; encoded by the exons ATGGATTCGGATAG CGCAAAAGCCAGGTACGCGGAAAAAATTAGAAAGTTTTGTTATGGCTACGACCCATACAAGTGGAAGCAAAGTGATTATTTAAAAAGTAGCTTGCCAAAGAATGTGACCTATTACGACATTGTTGAATATTTGATAAATCGAGAGAGTCCGTATACCCGAGAAAGCTTCAAGGCCTTCAAGAGCTTGGACGCATACAAGAATTTCAGGGCGGGATGGATAACGTTTCTAGGTTCCAGGCTAGTTGATTCTGGTTCTTGTATCGTGTTTGCTCGG GTGAAACATTCCCAAAAACTTAACTTAAGACCCACCTCTACCTGGGTTTCGGTAGACTCTACAGGAACGGTGCAAACTGCACATTGTGATTGCATGGCCGGATTGGGTGAAGTTTGCTCTCACGTAGGCACTGTGCTTTTTGCCCTTGAATGCTGGTGTCGTGAAGATGTAGACGACAACGAACCCTCATGCACTGACATACTTAATCAATGGCTAGTTCCCCCAAAGAAAGCTATTGATTACGCCGAAATTAAAGACATATTCCGCCAAAAAGATCAGCCTACTGCGTCCCCTGTCTAA
- the LOC129729615 gene encoding synaptic vesicular amine transporter isoform X3: MFSLISKERRQSRAFIAFIIYVSLYLDNMLLTVIVPILPDYLVHFYSNSNTTITIPRSVMYKNFDLHYVPKLMGATSSHVTWDNLTTADRPISLESENGSIGILLAVKALVQLLFNPIVGNVSAKLGYSIPISFGTFNLLVASMIFAFGQSYASLFVARAIHGVGSACICVCGMSLVAQLYTEPEKRSKVMGTILGSIAVGVLVGYPFGGISYDILGKAAPFYILSILCLMILLTQFYSLDFVTQQNTSSVLAHETRSKWWPLLTNKLILIIIGGIWISTSAMSILEPCLPLWMINVLHPKKWQLGTVFIPDSVGYWIGTNFFGGIAYKFGQIKTAILAATLVGISCIMIPFSTTVSGLLLPHFGLGLGIGVMDAALIPLLATIVDDQCTSGDNESDICT; this comes from the exons ATGTTTTCGCTTATCAGCAAAGAACGGCGCCAAAGCAGAGCTTTTATAGCTTTTATAATCTATGTTTCTCTGTATCTAGATAACATGTTGCTAACAGTGATAG TTCCAATACTTCCAGACTATTTAGTGCATTTTTACTCGAACTCTAATACAACCATTACAATTCCAAGAAGTGTGATGTACAAGAACTTCGACCTTCATTACGTTCCGAAATTGATGGGCGCTACGTCTAGTCACGTGACTTGGGATAACTTGACAACAGCAGATCGACCAATTTCCCTTGAATCAGAGAATGGTTCCATTGGTATACTTTTAGCCGTCAAAGCTCTTGTACAGTTGCTGTTCAATCCCATTGTTGGAAATGTGTCGGCCAAATTAGGATACAGCATTCCCATATCATTCGGAACGTTCAATTTGCTAGTAGCTTCGATGATCTTCGCGTTTGGTCAATCGTACGCTTCCTTATTCGTGGCAAGAGCTATTCACGGAGTGGGATCAGcctgtatatgtgtatgtggcATGAGTCTAGTTGCTCAATTATACACAGAACCGGAAAAACGATCAAAAGTGATGGGTACTATTCTGGGAAGCATAGCTGTAGGCGTACTAGTTGGATATCCGTTTGGAGGAATATCATACGACATTCTCGGAAAAGCTGCACCATTCTATATTCTTTCAATTCTGTGCCTGATGATATTGCTGACTCAATTTTACAGTTTGGACTTTGTGACACAACAAAACACGTCATCCGTACTAGCTCACGAGACACGTTCCAAGTGGTGGCCGCTCTTGACAAATAAATTGATACTGATTATAATCGGAGGAATTTGGATATCTACTTCAGCCATGTCTATTTTGGAGCCATGTTTACCGTTGTGGATGATAAATGTATTGCACCCGAAAAAATGGCAGCTAGGAACAGTGTTCATCCCAGACTCAGTTGGATATTGGATTGGAACAAATTTTTTCGGAGGAATTGCATACAAATTTGGTCAAATAAAAACCGCAATTTTGGCAGCAACCTTGGTTGGCATATCCTGCATAATGATTCCGTTTTCAACGACTGTTTCAGGTCTTCTTTTGCCGCATTTTGGTCTTGGATTGGGTATCGGTGTGATGGATGCTGCATTGATTCCTCTGCTTGCTACTATAGTGGATGATCAATGCACTAGTGGTGATAACGAAAGTGATATATGCAC gtgA
- the LOC129729615 gene encoding synaptic vesicular amine transporter isoform X2 — translation MFSLISKERRQSRAFIAFIIYVSLYLDNMLLTVIVPILPDYLVHFYSNSNTTITIPRSVMYKNFDLHYVPKLMGATSSHVTWDNLTTADRPISLESENGSIGILLAVKALVQLLFNPIVGNVSAKLGYSIPISFGTFNLLVASMIFAFGQSYASLFVARAIHGVGSACICVCGMSLVAQLYTEPEKRSKVMGTILGSIAVGVLVGYPFGGISYDILGKAAPFYILSILCLMILLTQFYSLDFVTQQNTSSVLAHETRSKWWPLLTNKLILIIIGGIWISTSAMSILEPCLPLWMINVLHPKKWQLGTVFIPDSVGYWIGTNFFGGIAYKFGQIKTAILAATLVGISCIMIPFSTTVSGLLLPHFGLGLGIGVMDAALIPLLATIVDDQCTSGDNESESAPNYGAVYAIQQIAVSLAYSLAPIVGGELVPLIGFSWLMRIVGMLNLMYGPLLIYSGIGEPVGSIMHKTCGMPLTSSEQSSSDGTYKRFYNTVD, via the exons ATGTTTTCGCTTATCAGCAAAGAACGGCGCCAAAGCAGAGCTTTTATAGCTTTTATAATCTATGTTTCTCTGTATCTAGATAACATGTTGCTAACAGTGATAG TTCCAATACTTCCAGACTATTTAGTGCATTTTTACTCGAACTCTAATACAACCATTACAATTCCAAGAAGTGTGATGTACAAGAACTTCGACCTTCATTACGTTCCGAAATTGATGGGCGCTACGTCTAGTCACGTGACTTGGGATAACTTGACAACAGCAGATCGACCAATTTCCCTTGAATCAGAGAATGGTTCCATTGGTATACTTTTAGCCGTCAAAGCTCTTGTACAGTTGCTGTTCAATCCCATTGTTGGAAATGTGTCGGCCAAATTAGGATACAGCATTCCCATATCATTCGGAACGTTCAATTTGCTAGTAGCTTCGATGATCTTCGCGTTTGGTCAATCGTACGCTTCCTTATTCGTGGCAAGAGCTATTCACGGAGTGGGATCAGcctgtatatgtgtatgtggcATGAGTCTAGTTGCTCAATTATACACAGAACCGGAAAAACGATCAAAAGTGATGGGTACTATTCTGGGAAGCATAGCTGTAGGCGTACTAGTTGGATATCCGTTTGGAGGAATATCATACGACATTCTCGGAAAAGCTGCACCATTCTATATTCTTTCAATTCTGTGCCTGATGATATTGCTGACTCAATTTTACAGTTTGGACTTTGTGACACAACAAAACACGTCATCCGTACTAGCTCACGAGACACGTTCCAAGTGGTGGCCGCTCTTGACAAATAAATTGATACTGATTATAATCGGAGGAATTTGGATATCTACTTCAGCCATGTCTATTTTGGAGCCATGTTTACCGTTGTGGATGATAAATGTATTGCACCCGAAAAAATGGCAGCTAGGAACAGTGTTCATCCCAGACTCAGTTGGATATTGGATTGGAACAAATTTTTTCGGAGGAATTGCATACAAATTTGGTCAAATAAAAACCGCAATTTTGGCAGCAACCTTGGTTGGCATATCCTGCATAATGATTCCGTTTTCAACGACTGTTTCAGGTCTTCTTTTGCCGCATTTTGGTCTTGGATTGGGTATCGGTGTGATGGATGCTGCATTGATTCCTCTGCTTGCTACTATAGTGGATGATCAATGCACTAGTGGTGATAACGAAA gtgAATCAGCACCGAATTATGGAGCAGTGTACGCTATTCAACAAATCGCTGTTAGTCTTGCCTATTCTTTAGCACCTATCGTGGGAGGAGAACTAGTGCCTCTGATTGGTTTTTCTTGGTTGATGCGAATCGTTGGGATGTTGAATCTTATGTATGGACCACTTTTGATTTATTCTGGCATAGGAGAGCCAGTTGGTAGCATAATGCATAAAACTTGCGGTATGCCCTTAACATCGTCTGAGCAATCGAGCTCTGATGGTACATATAAGCGTTTCTATAATACTGTCGATTAA
- the LOC129729615 gene encoding synaptic vesicular amine transporter isoform X1 encodes MFSLISKERRQSRAFIAFIIYVSLYLDNMLLTVIVPILPDYLVHFYSNSNTTITIPRSVMYKNFDLHYVPKLMGATSSHVTWDNLTTADRPISLESENGSIGILLAVKALVQLLFNPIVGNVSAKLGYSIPISFGTFNLLVASMIFAFGQSYASLFVARAIHGVGSACICVCGMSLVAQLYTEPEKRSKVMGTILGSIAVGVLVGYPFGGISYDILGKAAPFYILSILCLMILLTQFYSLDFVTQQNTSSVLAHETRSKWWPLLTNKLILIIIGGIWISTSAMSILEPCLPLWMINVLHPKKWQLGTVFIPDSVGYWIGTNFFGGIAYKFGQIKTAILAATLVGISCIMIPFSTTVSGLLLPHFGLGLGIGVMDAALIPLLATIVDDQCTSGDNESDICESAPNYGAVYAIQQIAVSLAYSLAPIVGGELVPLIGFSWLMRIVGMLNLMYGPLLIYSGIGEPVGSIMHKTCGMPLTSSEQSSSDGTYKRFYNTVD; translated from the exons ATGTTTTCGCTTATCAGCAAAGAACGGCGCCAAAGCAGAGCTTTTATAGCTTTTATAATCTATGTTTCTCTGTATCTAGATAACATGTTGCTAACAGTGATAG TTCCAATACTTCCAGACTATTTAGTGCATTTTTACTCGAACTCTAATACAACCATTACAATTCCAAGAAGTGTGATGTACAAGAACTTCGACCTTCATTACGTTCCGAAATTGATGGGCGCTACGTCTAGTCACGTGACTTGGGATAACTTGACAACAGCAGATCGACCAATTTCCCTTGAATCAGAGAATGGTTCCATTGGTATACTTTTAGCCGTCAAAGCTCTTGTACAGTTGCTGTTCAATCCCATTGTTGGAAATGTGTCGGCCAAATTAGGATACAGCATTCCCATATCATTCGGAACGTTCAATTTGCTAGTAGCTTCGATGATCTTCGCGTTTGGTCAATCGTACGCTTCCTTATTCGTGGCAAGAGCTATTCACGGAGTGGGATCAGcctgtatatgtgtatgtggcATGAGTCTAGTTGCTCAATTATACACAGAACCGGAAAAACGATCAAAAGTGATGGGTACTATTCTGGGAAGCATAGCTGTAGGCGTACTAGTTGGATATCCGTTTGGAGGAATATCATACGACATTCTCGGAAAAGCTGCACCATTCTATATTCTTTCAATTCTGTGCCTGATGATATTGCTGACTCAATTTTACAGTTTGGACTTTGTGACACAACAAAACACGTCATCCGTACTAGCTCACGAGACACGTTCCAAGTGGTGGCCGCTCTTGACAAATAAATTGATACTGATTATAATCGGAGGAATTTGGATATCTACTTCAGCCATGTCTATTTTGGAGCCATGTTTACCGTTGTGGATGATAAATGTATTGCACCCGAAAAAATGGCAGCTAGGAACAGTGTTCATCCCAGACTCAGTTGGATATTGGATTGGAACAAATTTTTTCGGAGGAATTGCATACAAATTTGGTCAAATAAAAACCGCAATTTTGGCAGCAACCTTGGTTGGCATATCCTGCATAATGATTCCGTTTTCAACGACTGTTTCAGGTCTTCTTTTGCCGCATTTTGGTCTTGGATTGGGTATCGGTGTGATGGATGCTGCATTGATTCCTCTGCTTGCTACTATAGTGGATGATCAATGCACTAGTGGTGATAACGAAAGTGATATAT gtgAATCAGCACCGAATTATGGAGCAGTGTACGCTATTCAACAAATCGCTGTTAGTCTTGCCTATTCTTTAGCACCTATCGTGGGAGGAGAACTAGTGCCTCTGATTGGTTTTTCTTGGTTGATGCGAATCGTTGGGATGTTGAATCTTATGTATGGACCACTTTTGATTTATTCTGGCATAGGAGAGCCAGTTGGTAGCATAATGCATAAAACTTGCGGTATGCCCTTAACATCGTCTGAGCAATCGAGCTCTGATGGTACATATAAGCGTTTCTATAATACTGTCGATTAA